One Roseimaritima multifibrata DNA window includes the following coding sequences:
- the glgA gene encoding glycogen synthase GlgA, translated as MNIVIISTEAVPFAKTGGLADVCGALPVQLAQRGHQVSLIMPGFRQIRAAGRDIEETDLSVRVSIDGREIAAKISRSTLPDSDVPVYFINQPELFDRAQLYGDEKGDYRDNCLRFAFFSRACLGAITRLDLQPDIVHCNDWQTGLVPAYISEDFEQHPWMNRAASLMTIHNMAYQGVFPKENLSLTGFDWGQFHHNGLEFYDQINLLKTGIQYADTVTTVSARYAEEIQTEEHGCGLQGVLQARSESLFGVPNGIDTGIWNPQTDPHLAANYSLDNWAEGKNANKRAIQERFGMEVDHEAPVIGLVGRLAEQKGWELVIESMQHFLASGHEAQWVVLGTGAPHYHDALTQLAEKYSGRLGLHLGFSDALAHQIEAASDIFLMPSRYEPCGLNQLYSLRYGTVPVVNPTGGLADTVVDTCEQTLAEKTSSGFYLSTFDAPGLTAALSKALRIRSQEPEKWSQIVTTGMQQDWSWGRSADRYVQIYGDTAARKGRKVRI; from the coding sequence GTGAATATCGTTATTATCTCCACTGAAGCCGTTCCATTCGCTAAAACCGGAGGATTGGCCGACGTCTGTGGAGCCTTACCCGTGCAACTGGCACAGCGGGGCCACCAGGTCAGCCTGATCATGCCGGGGTTCCGGCAGATTCGAGCGGCAGGCCGAGACATCGAAGAAACCGACCTGTCGGTTCGGGTGTCGATCGATGGTCGCGAAATTGCGGCCAAGATTTCTCGCTCGACGCTGCCCGATTCGGATGTGCCTGTCTACTTTATCAACCAACCGGAGCTGTTTGATCGGGCTCAGCTGTACGGTGATGAGAAGGGCGATTACCGTGATAATTGCCTGCGGTTCGCTTTCTTTTCGCGAGCCTGCTTGGGGGCGATCACGCGTTTGGATCTCCAGCCAGATATCGTTCACTGCAATGACTGGCAGACGGGACTAGTGCCAGCTTATATCTCAGAGGATTTCGAGCAGCATCCGTGGATGAACCGTGCCGCTTCGCTGATGACGATCCATAACATGGCTTACCAGGGGGTTTTTCCCAAAGAGAACTTATCCCTGACCGGATTCGATTGGGGACAGTTCCACCACAATGGTTTGGAATTCTATGACCAAATCAATCTGCTTAAAACCGGAATTCAGTACGCCGACACGGTCACCACGGTCAGTGCTCGGTATGCCGAAGAAATCCAGACCGAAGAACATGGGTGTGGCTTGCAGGGAGTCCTGCAAGCACGCTCCGAATCGCTGTTTGGAGTTCCAAACGGTATCGATACCGGGATCTGGAATCCGCAAACCGATCCTCATCTTGCCGCAAACTATTCGCTCGATAATTGGGCCGAAGGTAAAAACGCAAATAAGCGAGCCATCCAGGAACGGTTTGGGATGGAGGTCGATCATGAAGCACCGGTGATCGGATTGGTGGGAAGGCTTGCGGAGCAGAAAGGCTGGGAACTGGTTATCGAATCGATGCAGCACTTTTTGGCAAGCGGCCACGAAGCTCAGTGGGTTGTGCTTGGCACCGGAGCACCGCACTATCACGATGCTCTAACACAGCTAGCGGAAAAATACTCGGGACGGCTGGGCCTGCATCTAGGGTTTTCGGATGCGTTGGCGCATCAGATCGAAGCCGCCTCCGACATCTTCTTAATGCCCAGTCGTTATGAACCGTGCGGGCTGAATCAGCTGTACAGCCTCCGCTATGGAACCGTCCCGGTCGTCAATCCAACAGGTGGATTAGCCGATACGGTCGTCGATACCTGTGAGCAAACTTTGGCGGAGAAAACCAGTTCCGGATTCTATCTCAGTACTTTTGACGCGCCGGGTTTGACCGCCGCGCTCTCAAAGGCCTTGCGAATCCGATCGCAGGAGCCGGAAAAGTGGTCGCAAATCGTCACAACCGGAATGCAGCAAGATTGGTCGTGGGGACGGAGTGCGGACCGGTATGTGCAGATCTATGGCGATACGGCAGCCCGTAAGGGGAGGAAAGTGCGAATTTAA
- a CDS encoding alpha-amylase/4-alpha-glucanotransferase domain-containing protein — MQPHVHLCLVLHNHQPIGNFDGIFEAAYQDSYLPFLEVFEPYERLNLSLHTSGPLMLWLADHHPEYIDRVRALVEAGRIEIVGGPQYEPIMTMLPQRDQIGQIQSYAQWLRRKFGVTPAGMWTPERVWESGLTASVAQAGIQYTVLDDFHFRAAGVTQEEMTGYFLTEDDGHMLRIFPGSERLRYSIPFLAADETIRYCREVAEQHPGAVLTFGDDGEKFGTWPDTQAHVYERGWLRSFFNALSDNAEWLHATTLAQAVAQTKPVGKVYLPDSSYREMSEWALPVEQQQSLDDVIHDFEGDPRWDSLKAFVRGGYWRNFKVKYAETNEMYARMMDVSRRLAEAREEGLDAGELAVAQDHLYRGQCNCPYWHGAFGGVYLPHLRNAIYQHLIEADSILERAARGPHSRWAEGTAEDYDFDGQNEVRMSTDQMVAWVSPGRGGRIVEWDLRAISHNLLATMQRRPEAYHRKVLTGPNATEGEVASIHDRVVFKQEGLEQRLQYDRFPRKSLMDHFYDEQTTLSAVQNNDAQERGDFVDLPFQAKLRRASDRVQLRMHREGNAWGIPLTITKAITMTAGSDTVEITYLLENLPPGQVMHFGIEFNFAGLPSGADDRFFTDAAGNRLGQLGESQDLSDTTGLMLSDQWLGIDIGLDIDRPSGIWAFPIETVSQSEGGFELVHQSVCVQPHWLVSGDAEGRWAVKMWVQNRCRNSTAIESSSTQTTTV, encoded by the coding sequence ATGCAACCACACGTTCATCTCTGCCTGGTACTGCACAATCACCAGCCTATTGGCAATTTCGACGGGATCTTCGAAGCCGCCTATCAGGACAGCTATCTGCCGTTCCTGGAAGTCTTCGAGCCCTACGAGCGCCTAAATCTGTCGCTTCATACAAGCGGCCCTTTGATGCTCTGGTTGGCGGACCATCATCCCGAATATATCGATCGTGTGCGAGCATTGGTCGAAGCGGGACGCATTGAAATCGTCGGCGGGCCGCAGTACGAGCCGATCATGACGATGCTGCCGCAGCGTGACCAGATCGGACAGATCCAGTCCTACGCTCAATGGCTGCGCCGTAAATTTGGGGTGACACCCGCCGGAATGTGGACTCCTGAGCGAGTCTGGGAATCGGGGTTAACCGCGTCGGTCGCCCAAGCGGGAATCCAGTACACGGTGTTGGATGATTTCCACTTCCGCGCCGCTGGCGTGACCCAAGAGGAAATGACCGGATACTTCCTGACCGAAGATGACGGGCACATGCTGCGGATCTTCCCCGGCAGTGAACGCCTGCGGTATTCGATTCCCTTTTTGGCCGCCGATGAAACGATCCGCTACTGCCGCGAAGTCGCCGAGCAGCATCCGGGGGCAGTGTTAACCTTTGGGGACGATGGCGAGAAATTCGGCACCTGGCCCGACACCCAGGCGCACGTCTATGAACGAGGCTGGCTGCGTAGTTTCTTCAACGCGCTGTCCGACAACGCTGAATGGTTGCACGCGACCACGCTAGCCCAGGCCGTTGCCCAAACCAAACCGGTTGGCAAGGTCTATCTGCCCGACAGCAGCTACCGCGAAATGTCCGAATGGGCGTTGCCGGTGGAACAGCAGCAGAGCCTTGATGATGTTATCCACGACTTTGAAGGGGACCCTCGCTGGGATTCCTTGAAGGCATTTGTTCGTGGCGGTTACTGGCGTAATTTCAAAGTCAAATACGCCGAAACCAACGAAATGTACGCTCGCATGATGGATGTCAGTCGACGCCTGGCGGAAGCTCGTGAAGAAGGTTTGGACGCCGGGGAATTGGCGGTCGCTCAGGATCACCTTTACCGTGGCCAATGCAATTGCCCTTACTGGCATGGTGCTTTTGGTGGGGTTTACCTGCCGCATTTGAGAAATGCGATTTACCAACACCTGATCGAAGCCGATTCGATCTTGGAACGTGCCGCCCGTGGACCTCATTCGCGATGGGCGGAAGGGACTGCGGAAGATTACGATTTTGACGGTCAGAACGAAGTGCGGATGTCGACCGATCAGATGGTCGCTTGGGTTTCCCCGGGGCGTGGCGGACGGATTGTCGAATGGGACCTGCGAGCGATTTCGCACAACCTGCTGGCGACGATGCAACGCCGGCCCGAAGCCTACCATCGCAAGGTGCTAACCGGTCCCAATGCTACGGAAGGCGAAGTCGCAAGTATCCATGACCGAGTGGTCTTCAAGCAAGAAGGTTTGGAGCAACGTCTGCAGTACGATCGCTTCCCGCGTAAATCGTTGATGGATCATTTCTACGACGAACAGACTACGTTGTCCGCCGTCCAGAATAATGATGCCCAGGAACGTGGCGATTTCGTTGATTTGCCGTTCCAGGCCAAGCTTCGCCGCGCTTCCGATCGAGTGCAGTTGCGGATGCATCGTGAAGGGAACGCCTGGGGAATTCCCCTGACGATCACCAAAGCGATCACCATGACCGCGGGATCCGACACGGTGGAAATCACCTATTTGCTGGAAAATCTGCCTCCCGGGCAAGTGATGCACTTTGGGATTGAATTCAATTTTGCAGGATTGCCGTCCGGAGCCGATGACCGCTTCTTCACCGATGCTGCAGGCAATCGCTTGGGGCAGTTAGGGGAATCGCAGGATTTGTCCGACACCACCGGGCTGATGCTGTCCGATCAATGGTTGGGGATTGATATCGGTTTGGATATCGATCGTCCGAGCGGAATCTGGGCGTTTCCGATCGAAACGGTCAGCCAAAGTGAAGGTGGCTTTGAATTAGTTCATCAAAGTGTCTGTGTTCAACCACATTGGCTGGTTAGTGGGGATGCCGAGGGCCGTTGGGCGGTTAAGATGTGGGTTCAGAATCGTTGTCGTAATTCGACGGCGATCGAATCATCTAGCACCCAAACCACTACGGTTTAG
- a CDS encoding galactose-1-phosphate uridylyltransferase has product MSDLRNRIDDSSSIRQSSSSAISVSLKTATSSEQAPPADYIPGRFGALSELRLDVLTGRQTIFATSRGDRPVEAAPPDVVSEPFGICPFCEGNEKFTPMTLLSIPNDEDPDSWLVRVVDNKFPAVTWRGLAGKENKRLPSGLKWKNQSNRRSPQRRGSVGLFDSAPVAGGHEVVIESPWHSHSIVDLNVDHLTKVYQAIALRIGAWSKVPGVEYISVFKNVGSRAGASLSHAHSQLITTAALPPRVADTMLRSGTHFDQTGCCLQCDLLRSELETGQRIAFTTEHFVAYCPFASSLPYLTRILPRKHGARFEDSSPAVLADLAQLTRRLVQCFETLFPEVSYNYVLHTQPPAVSNEEPFHWSMEWMPRVTTQAGFEFASDCYINPTLPETAAAALREVARQTNPLRGSRPRTGHSVIER; this is encoded by the coding sequence ATGAGTGATCTACGCAATCGCATCGATGATTCTTCGTCGATCAGGCAATCCTCTTCCTCGGCAATTTCGGTGTCGTTAAAGACCGCGACGTCGAGTGAGCAAGCGCCACCGGCGGACTACATCCCCGGTCGATTTGGGGCACTCAGCGAACTTCGCCTGGACGTGCTTACCGGCCGTCAGACCATTTTTGCAACCAGCCGAGGCGACCGCCCGGTTGAAGCGGCTCCGCCCGATGTTGTTTCGGAACCGTTTGGCATCTGCCCCTTCTGCGAAGGGAATGAAAAATTTACCCCGATGACGCTGCTGTCGATTCCTAATGATGAGGATCCGGACAGCTGGTTGGTGCGCGTCGTCGACAACAAATTCCCTGCCGTTACCTGGCGAGGTCTTGCGGGAAAAGAAAATAAACGGCTCCCTTCTGGATTGAAGTGGAAAAATCAGTCCAACCGGCGTTCGCCGCAGCGGCGTGGTAGTGTCGGGCTGTTCGATTCCGCGCCGGTTGCCGGCGGCCACGAAGTGGTGATCGAATCGCCTTGGCATTCGCACTCGATTGTCGATCTGAATGTCGATCATTTGACCAAGGTTTATCAAGCGATTGCCCTCCGGATTGGTGCCTGGAGCAAAGTTCCTGGAGTCGAGTACATCTCGGTCTTCAAAAACGTTGGCTCGCGAGCCGGTGCCTCCCTCAGCCACGCTCATAGTCAGTTGATCACGACCGCGGCACTTCCTCCGCGTGTTGCCGATACGATGCTTCGGTCGGGGACTCACTTCGACCAGACGGGCTGCTGCCTGCAGTGCGATCTGCTGCGTTCGGAGTTAGAAACTGGGCAGCGGATTGCATTTACGACGGAGCATTTTGTCGCCTATTGCCCATTTGCGTCTTCTCTACCTTACCTAACCCGGATCTTGCCCCGGAAACACGGAGCTCGGTTCGAAGATTCTTCTCCAGCAGTCCTGGCAGACCTAGCTCAATTGACTCGCCGTCTGGTCCAATGTTTCGAGACGCTGTTCCCGGAAGTTTCGTATAATTACGTCCTCCACACGCAGCCGCCAGCTGTGTCGAACGAGGAACCATTCCATTGGTCGATGGAGTGGATGCCTCGTGTGACGACTCAGGCAGGCTTCGAATTTGCATCCGATTGTTACATTAACCCGACTTTACCCGAAACCGCGGCGGCCGCACTTCGGGAAGTAGCCCGACAAACCAACCCCTTACGGGGTTCACGTCCGAGAACCGGCCATTCTGTCATAGAAAGATAA